One genomic region from Pongo abelii isolate AG06213 chromosome 4, NHGRI_mPonAbe1-v2.0_pri, whole genome shotgun sequence encodes:
- the CXXC5 gene encoding CXXC-type zinc finger protein 5 isoform X1 has translation MSSLGGGSQDAGGSSSSSTNGSGGSGSSGPKAGAADKSAVVAAATPASVADDTPPPERRNKSGIISEPLNKSLRRSRPLSHYSSFGSSGGSGGGSMMGGESADKATAAAAAASLLANGHDLAAAMAVDKSNPTSKHKSGAVASLLSKAERATELAAEGQLTLQQFAQSTEMLKRVVQEHLPLMSEAGAGLPDMEAVAGAEALNGQSDFPYLGAFPINPGLFIMTPAGVFLAESALHMAGLAEYPMQGELASAISSGKKKRKRCGMCAPCRRRINCEQCSSCRNRKTGHQICKFRKCEELKKKPSAALEKVMLPTGAAFRWFQ, from the exons ATGTCGAGCCTCGGCGGTGGCTCCCAGGACGCCGGcggcagtagcagcagcagcaccaaTGGCAGCGGTGGCAGTGGCAGCAGTGGCCCAAAGGCAGGAGCAGCAGacaagagtgcagtggtggctgCCGCCACACCAGCCTCAGTGGCAGATGACACACCACCCCCCGAGCGTCGGAACAAGAGTGGTATCATCAGTGAGCCCCTCAACAAAAGCCTGCGCCGCTCCCGCCCGCTCTCCCACTACTCTTCTTTTGGCAGCAGTGGTGGCAGTGGCGGTGGCAGCATGATGGGCGGAGAGTCTGCTGACAAGGCCACTGCAGCTGCAGCCGCTGCCTCCCTGTTGGCCAATGGGCACGACCTGGCGGCGGCCATGGCGGTGGACAAAAGCAACCCTACCTCAAAGCACAAAAGTGGTGCTGTGGCCAGCCTGCTGAGCAAGGCAGAGCGGGCCACGGAGCTGGCAGCTGAGGGACAGCTGACGCTGCAGCAGTTTGCGCAGTCCACGGAGATGCTGAAGCGCGTGGTGCAGGAGCACCTCCCGCTGATGAGCGAGGCGGGTGCTGGCCTGCCTGACatggaggctgtggcaggtgccGAAGCCCTCAATGGCCAATCCGACTTCCCCTACCTGGGCGCTTTCCCCATCAACCCAGGCCTCTTCATTATGACCCCGGCAGGTGTGTTCCTGGCCGAGAGCGCGCTGCACATGGCGGGCCTGGCTGAGTACCCCATGCAGGGAGAGCTGGCCTCTGCCATCAGCTCCGGTAAGAAGAAGCGGAAACGCTGCGGCATGTGCGCGCCCTGCCGGCGGCGCATCAACTGCGAGCAGTGCAGCAGTTGTAGGAACCGAAAGACTGGCCATCAGATTtgcaaattcagaaaatgtgagGAACTCAAAAAGAAGCCTTCCGCTGCTCTGGAG AAGGTGATGCTTCCGACGGGAGCCGCCTTCCGGTGGTTTCAGTGA
- the CXXC5 gene encoding CXXC-type zinc finger protein 5 isoform X2, whose protein sequence is MSSLGGGSQDAGGSSSSSTNGSGGSGSSGPKAGAADKSAVVAAATPASVADDTPPPERRNKSGIISEPLNKSLRRSRPLSHYSSFGSSGGSGGGSMMGGESADKATAAAAAASLLANGHDLAAAMAVDKSNPTSKHKSGAVASLLSKAERATELAAEGQLTLQQFAQSTEMLKRVVQEHLPLMSEAGAGLPDMEAVAGAEALNGQSDFPYLGAFPINPGLFIMTPAGVFLAESALHMAGLAEYPMQGELASAISSGKKKRKRCGMCAPCRRRINCEQCSSCRNRKTGHQICKFRKCEELKKKPSAALEVTAP, encoded by the coding sequence ATGTCGAGCCTCGGCGGTGGCTCCCAGGACGCCGGcggcagtagcagcagcagcaccaaTGGCAGCGGTGGCAGTGGCAGCAGTGGCCCAAAGGCAGGAGCAGCAGacaagagtgcagtggtggctgCCGCCACACCAGCCTCAGTGGCAGATGACACACCACCCCCCGAGCGTCGGAACAAGAGTGGTATCATCAGTGAGCCCCTCAACAAAAGCCTGCGCCGCTCCCGCCCGCTCTCCCACTACTCTTCTTTTGGCAGCAGTGGTGGCAGTGGCGGTGGCAGCATGATGGGCGGAGAGTCTGCTGACAAGGCCACTGCAGCTGCAGCCGCTGCCTCCCTGTTGGCCAATGGGCACGACCTGGCGGCGGCCATGGCGGTGGACAAAAGCAACCCTACCTCAAAGCACAAAAGTGGTGCTGTGGCCAGCCTGCTGAGCAAGGCAGAGCGGGCCACGGAGCTGGCAGCTGAGGGACAGCTGACGCTGCAGCAGTTTGCGCAGTCCACGGAGATGCTGAAGCGCGTGGTGCAGGAGCACCTCCCGCTGATGAGCGAGGCGGGTGCTGGCCTGCCTGACatggaggctgtggcaggtgccGAAGCCCTCAATGGCCAATCCGACTTCCCCTACCTGGGCGCTTTCCCCATCAACCCAGGCCTCTTCATTATGACCCCGGCAGGTGTGTTCCTGGCCGAGAGCGCGCTGCACATGGCGGGCCTGGCTGAGTACCCCATGCAGGGAGAGCTGGCCTCTGCCATCAGCTCCGGTAAGAAGAAGCGGAAACGCTGCGGCATGTGCGCGCCCTGCCGGCGGCGCATCAACTGCGAGCAGTGCAGCAGTTGTAGGAACCGAAAGACTGGCCATCAGATTtgcaaattcagaaaatgtgagGAACTCAAAAAGAAGCCTTCCGCTGCTCTGGAGGTAACGGCGCCTTAG